GTTATGTCAGATGAAGAACAAATTAAGAAAGATCTTTTGGATTACCCCCTGAAAAGATATGGCAAACCCGAAGAAATAGCTTACGGAATTATTTATTTGCTTTCAGATGCTAGCGCTTGGGTTACAGGCACTTCTCTTTTAATTGATGGTGGTTTTTCATTAAAAAGATAGTTTTACTTTTATGATACAAATCGAAAGAATCATAAATCGTCCGGTTTCATCAAATTGTTATGTAATTTCAATTGAAAATTCTAAATCGTGTATTATCGTTGATCCTGGAACAGAAGACTGTAAAGAGTTATTTGAATTTTTAAAGATTAAAAGCTTATACCCTGATTACATTGTTTTTACTCATGAACATGTTGACCATATTATTGGGACTGAAAATATACAAAAGCATTACCGTGCAAAAATCATTTGCTCGTCCAGTTGTGGGGTTGCAATGCAGTCATCAAAATTCAATCTTACAAGAATGACAGAACAATGGGACGAAAGATCATCAATGCCAGAAGCAGATATAGTTCTTGAAGATATTTGTT
The sequence above is a segment of the Lentimicrobiaceae bacterium genome. Coding sequences within it:
- a CDS encoding MBL fold metallo-hydrolase is translated as MIQIERIINRPVSSNCYVISIENSKSCIIVDPGTEDCKELFEFLKIKSLYPDYIVFTHEHVDHIIGTENIQKHYRAKIICSSSCGVAMQSSKFNLTRMTEQWDERSSMPEADIVLEDICYHLTWNGCNIQFYKAEGHSKGSIYFTIDNNLFIGDTIIKGFRTTTVLPGASKENLIITLNKILQQFDFSKTLVYSGHYDPFFLSEVIDEIDKQISFFKNKILQNRNISL